Proteins from a genomic interval of Cupriavidus pauculus:
- a CDS encoding cupin domain-containing protein, with protein MSIPHLSSGQTASVLPLGANLKNTPTTALFKAPHMEVARLVMLAGKQLPPHAVAGPLTIQCIEGEIEVALDHGSQRLRAGDLIYLAGNVRHDVKALSDASLLLTIVLLDGPR; from the coding sequence ATGTCGATTCCCCACCTGTCGTCCGGCCAGACCGCCAGCGTGCTGCCGCTGGGCGCCAACCTCAAGAACACCCCCACCACCGCGCTGTTCAAGGCGCCCCACATGGAAGTGGCACGCCTGGTGATGCTGGCCGGCAAGCAGTTGCCGCCGCACGCCGTGGCCGGGCCGCTGACGATCCAGTGCATCGAGGGCGAGATCGAGGTCGCGCTCGACCACGGTTCGCAACGGCTGCGCGCGGGCGACCTGATCTACCTGGCCGGCAACGTCCGGCACGACGTGAAGGCGCTCAGCGACGCGTCGCTGCTGCTGACCATCGTGCTGCTGGACGGCCCGCGCTAG
- a CDS encoding thioredoxin family protein, with amino-acid sequence MRNVLRAMLAAIGIAAIYTFGTGAIAESPKVGDQGAAPEFVGINNWLNTTPLTMQQLRGKVVLVDFWTYACGNCVNTLPYIKQWHDKYKDQGLVVVGVHTPEFPFEKSTENVQAALKRYDIRYPVAQDNAYGTWSAYRNQYWPALYLIDANGRIVYQHYGEGRYKETEAAIQKLLAERRAAP; translated from the coding sequence ATGCGTAACGTACTCCGCGCCATGCTTGCCGCCATCGGCATCGCCGCGATCTATACCTTCGGCACCGGCGCGATTGCCGAAAGCCCGAAAGTGGGCGACCAGGGCGCCGCGCCCGAATTCGTGGGCATCAACAACTGGCTGAACACGACCCCGCTGACCATGCAGCAGTTGCGCGGCAAGGTGGTGCTGGTGGACTTCTGGACCTATGCCTGCGGCAACTGCGTGAACACGCTGCCGTACATCAAGCAGTGGCATGACAAGTACAAGGACCAGGGGCTCGTCGTGGTGGGCGTGCACACGCCCGAGTTTCCGTTCGAGAAATCGACCGAGAACGTGCAGGCGGCGCTGAAGCGGTACGACATCCGCTACCCGGTGGCGCAGGACAACGCCTACGGCACGTGGTCCGCGTATCGCAACCAGTACTGGCCGGCGCTGTACCTGATCGATGCCAACGGCCGCATCGTCTACCAGCACTATGGCGAGGGCCGCTACAAGGAAACCGAGGCCGCCATCCAGAAGCTGCTGGCCGAACGCCGCGCCGCGCCGTAG
- a CDS encoding organic hydroperoxide resistance protein: MTRIEKVLYTGKVHVTSGGRDGSARSSDGKLDIQLSHFAGKGQGTNPEQLLAAGWSACFIGAIGIAASKAKVQLPQDLSVDTEVDLGTAGVEFLLQARLRVHIPGVDRDVARQLVETAHRTCPYSKALHGNVHIETELV, translated from the coding sequence ATGACCCGCATCGAAAAAGTCCTGTACACCGGCAAGGTCCACGTCACGTCCGGTGGCCGCGACGGATCGGCCCGCAGCAGCGACGGCAAGCTGGATATCCAGCTCTCGCATTTCGCCGGCAAGGGCCAGGGCACGAACCCCGAGCAGCTGCTGGCTGCCGGCTGGTCCGCCTGCTTCATCGGCGCCATCGGCATCGCGGCGTCGAAGGCCAAGGTGCAACTGCCGCAGGACCTGTCGGTGGATACCGAAGTCGACCTCGGCACGGCCGGCGTGGAGTTCCTGCTGCAGGCCCGGCTGCGCGTGCACATTCCCGGCGTGGACCGCGACGTGGCGCGCCAGCTTGTGGAAACGGCGCACCGCACCTGCCCGTACTCGAAGGCCCTGCACGGCAACGTCCACATCGAGACCGAACTGGTCTGA
- a CDS encoding copper resistance protein CopQ — protein sequence MSKTLAQRLVLAVALAAAAAGAQASVLGARDPFTEGARSATEARDPYTEGARSVQEPRSPYYDGARTVALVRSADPFLDGARSVQDQRSPYYDGARSVQEPRSPYYDGARTVALVRSADPFLDGARSVQDQRDPYSEGARSVQEPRSPYYDGAHTVAGMDRTGVSAPPARSADPYLDGAYA from the coding sequence ATGTCCAAGACTCTCGCCCAACGCCTCGTCCTCGCCGTTGCCCTCGCTGCCGCCGCTGCTGGCGCACAGGCTTCCGTCCTCGGTGCCCGCGACCCGTTCACCGAAGGCGCCCGTTCCGCCACCGAAGCACGCGACCCGTACACGGAAGGCGCCCGCTCGGTGCAGGAGCCGCGCAGCCCGTACTACGACGGCGCCCGCACGGTAGCCCTGGTCCGCTCGGCTGATCCGTTCCTCGATGGTGCCCGCTCGGTGCAGGACCAGCGTAGCCCCTACTACGATGGCGCCCGCTCGGTCCAGGAACCGCGCAGCCCGTACTACGACGGCGCCCGCACGGTAGCCCTGGTCCGCTCGGCCGATCCGTTCCTCGATGGTGCCCGCTCGGTGCAGGACCAGCGCGACCCGTACTCGGAAGGCGCCCGCTCGGTGCAGGAACCGCGCAGCCCGTACTACGACGGCGCCCACACGGTGGCCGGCATGGACCGCACCGGCGTCTCGGCGCCCCCGGCCCGTAGCGCCGATCCGTACCTCGACGGCGCTTACGCCTGA
- a CDS encoding ATP-binding protein, producing the protein MSTRRRWHWPHTLGSRLFLILLTGLIVAHLMSIAVLFSERYMSARQVMLGTLETDVATSVAILDRIPAAERPQWLPRVNRGNYQYILGPGARGVPEMTQRGKDIAERIMEATGTRYPVTVESIPGDGKQLQAHLTLTDGSPLTIDVHPRMTPIAEWLPYVLVLQLALLVLCCWFAVRLSIRPLVALAEAADAMNPNVKSAPLDEDGPTEVARAARAFNAMRGRIAHFVAERVQILAAISHDLQTPITRMKLRAEMAEDSEEKRKMVNDLNEIQTLVREGLAYARGASGDGEPPSRVDLGSFVESLVYDYQDTGKDVAVVQNAGGAILTRPNALRRVLTNLIDNAIKYGGGAAEVGVRREPGAVVIAIMDRGPGIPEDKLDAVLQPFVRLEGSRNRETGGTGLGLAIAHQLVTAAGGSLSLRNRDGGGLAAEIRLAA; encoded by the coding sequence GTGAGCACTCGCCGCCGCTGGCACTGGCCCCATACGCTGGGGTCCCGGCTGTTCCTGATCCTGCTGACGGGGTTGATCGTCGCGCACCTGATGTCGATCGCGGTGCTGTTCTCCGAGCGCTACATGTCGGCCCGGCAGGTGATGCTGGGCACGCTCGAAACCGACGTGGCCACGTCCGTCGCCATCCTCGACCGGATTCCGGCCGCCGAACGGCCGCAGTGGCTGCCGCGCGTGAACCGGGGCAACTACCAGTACATCCTGGGCCCCGGGGCGCGGGGCGTGCCGGAAATGACCCAGCGCGGCAAGGACATCGCCGAGCGGATCATGGAGGCCACGGGCACGCGGTATCCGGTCACGGTGGAATCGATTCCCGGCGACGGCAAGCAGTTGCAGGCGCACCTGACGCTGACCGACGGCAGCCCGCTGACGATCGACGTGCATCCGCGCATGACACCCATCGCCGAATGGCTGCCCTACGTGCTGGTGCTGCAACTGGCCTTGCTGGTGCTGTGCTGCTGGTTCGCCGTGCGGCTGTCGATCCGCCCGCTGGTCGCGCTGGCCGAGGCCGCCGACGCGATGAATCCCAATGTGAAGTCGGCGCCGCTCGACGAGGACGGGCCGACCGAGGTGGCGCGCGCCGCCCGGGCGTTCAACGCGATGCGGGGCCGGATTGCGCACTTCGTGGCCGAGCGCGTGCAGATCCTGGCCGCCATCTCGCATGACCTGCAGACGCCCATCACGCGGATGAAGCTGCGCGCGGAGATGGCCGAGGATTCCGAGGAAAAGCGCAAGATGGTCAACGATCTGAACGAAATCCAGACACTGGTGCGCGAGGGCCTGGCCTACGCCCGCGGCGCCAGCGGCGACGGCGAGCCGCCGTCGCGCGTGGATTTGGGATCGTTCGTCGAAAGCCTCGTCTACGACTACCAGGACACCGGCAAGGACGTGGCGGTGGTGCAGAACGCGGGCGGCGCCATCCTGACGCGGCCCAACGCGCTGCGGCGCGTGCTGACCAACCTGATCGACAACGCCATCAAATACGGCGGCGGGGCGGCGGAAGTCGGCGTCCGCCGCGAACCGGGCGCCGTGGTCATCGCCATCATGGACCGCGGGCCCGGCATCCCCGAAGACAAGCTCGACGCCGTGCTGCAGCCGTTTGTACGGCTGGAAGGCTCGCGCAACCGCGAAACCGGCGGCACCGGACTGGGCCTGGCCATCGCCCACCAGCTCGTGACAGCCGCCGGCGGCTCCCTGAGCCTGCGCAACCGCGATGGCGGCGGCCTGGCAGCGGAAATACGGCTGGCGGCCTAG
- a CDS encoding response regulator: MESHVDHVLIVDDDREIRELVSTYLTKNGLRVTMAPDGRHMRQFLEANTVDLIVLDVMMPGDDGLVLCRELRAGKHKATPILMLTARDDETDRIIGLEMGADDYLTKPFAARELLARIKAVLRRTRMLPPNLQITEAGQLLAFGDWQLDTTARHLIDKEGTIVALSGAEYRLLRVFVDHPQRVLNRDQLLNLTQGREADMFERSVDLLVSRLRQRLNDDAREPAYIKTVRSEGYVFSMPVEITEARQ, translated from the coding sequence ATGGAATCGCACGTAGACCACGTTCTGATCGTTGACGACGATCGGGAAATCCGGGAGTTGGTATCCACTTACCTGACCAAGAACGGCCTGCGCGTGACCATGGCGCCCGACGGCCGGCACATGCGCCAGTTCCTGGAGGCCAACACGGTGGACCTGATCGTGCTGGACGTGATGATGCCCGGCGACGACGGCCTGGTGCTCTGCCGTGAACTGCGCGCCGGCAAGCACAAGGCCACGCCGATCCTGATGCTGACCGCCCGCGACGACGAGACCGACCGCATCATCGGCCTGGAAATGGGCGCCGACGACTACCTGACCAAGCCGTTCGCGGCCCGCGAGCTGCTGGCGCGCATCAAGGCCGTGCTGCGCCGCACGCGCATGCTCCCGCCGAACCTGCAGATCACCGAGGCCGGCCAGTTGCTGGCCTTCGGCGACTGGCAGCTGGACACCACGGCGCGCCACCTGATCGACAAGGAAGGCACCATCGTCGCGCTGAGCGGCGCCGAGTACCGGCTGCTGCGCGTGTTCGTCGACCATCCGCAGCGCGTGCTGAACCGCGACCAGCTGCTGAACCTGACGCAGGGCCGCGAGGCCGACATGTTCGAGCGCTCGGTCGACCTGCTGGTCAGCCGGCTGCGGCAGCGGCTCAATGACGACGCCCGCGAGCCGGCCTATATCAAGACCGTGCGCAGCGAGGGCTACGTGTTCTCGATGCCCGTTGAAATCACGGAGGCACGTCAGTGA
- a CDS encoding cytochrome c biogenesis protein DipZ, with product MTLLILAYLGGALTILSPCILPVLPFVLSGSGQPFLRGRLPMLAGMALTFAAVATLASVGGAWAVRANEYGRYAALALLAVFGVSLLVPRLADALTRPVVALGNRLAGNGTGTGASPWASLLLGVATGMLWAPCAGPILGIVLTTAALQGASVQSSLLLVAYAAGAATSLAAALGVGGRLFAAMKRSMGAGEWLRRGQGVGVLGGVAAIAIGADTGLLARLSIGGPARLEQALIERLHKDAAPVRPAAPEVAQAGPGMLLAANDMSAGFGSRLPVEGQLPALDGAVQWFNTPNGAPITRQQLQGKVTLVYFWTYSCINCIRTLPYLRAWADKYPGLTVIGVHTPEFAFEKRPENVRRAIGDFKINFPVALDSDFRIWRAFDNNYWPAAYFVDARGNIRHHQFGEGDYANSERVIQTLLAEAGQPSASRDVVVPDAQGAQAAPDLRNVRSGETYVGYSQASNFASPGGIRPDASQRYDVGTRLPLNQWGLTGQWTVGPEQAMLDRADGSIRYRFRARDLHLVLGPGADGRAVRFVVTIDGKAPGASHGADIDANGNGAVTATRLYQLVRQAGDVGEHTFEIRFLDAGAQAYAFTFG from the coding sequence ATGACCCTGCTGATCCTTGCCTACCTGGGCGGCGCGCTCACCATCCTGAGCCCGTGCATCCTGCCCGTCCTGCCGTTCGTGCTGAGCGGCAGCGGCCAGCCCTTCCTGCGCGGCCGCCTGCCGATGCTGGCCGGCATGGCGCTGACCTTTGCGGCCGTGGCCACGCTGGCGTCGGTGGGCGGGGCCTGGGCCGTACGCGCCAACGAGTACGGCCGCTACGCCGCGCTGGCGCTGCTGGCCGTCTTTGGCGTGTCGCTGCTGGTGCCGCGGCTGGCCGATGCGCTGACGCGGCCGGTGGTGGCGCTGGGCAACCGGCTGGCCGGCAACGGCACGGGCACCGGTGCCTCGCCGTGGGCGTCGCTGCTGCTTGGCGTGGCCACGGGCATGCTCTGGGCGCCGTGCGCGGGCCCGATCCTCGGCATCGTGCTGACCACGGCGGCGCTGCAGGGCGCCAGCGTGCAGAGTTCGCTGCTGCTGGTGGCGTACGCGGCCGGCGCGGCGACGTCGCTGGCCGCCGCGCTGGGCGTGGGCGGGCGGCTCTTCGCGGCCATGAAGCGGTCGATGGGCGCGGGCGAATGGCTGCGCCGCGGCCAGGGCGTGGGCGTGCTGGGCGGCGTGGCGGCCATCGCCATCGGCGCCGATACCGGCCTGCTGGCGCGGCTGTCGATTGGCGGCCCGGCCCGGCTGGAGCAGGCGCTGATCGAGCGGCTGCACAAGGACGCCGCGCCGGTGCGGCCGGCCGCCCCGGAAGTGGCCCAGGCCGGCCCCGGCATGCTGCTGGCGGCCAACGACATGAGCGCCGGCTTCGGCAGCCGCCTGCCCGTGGAAGGCCAGTTGCCGGCGCTGGACGGCGCCGTCCAGTGGTTCAACACGCCCAACGGCGCGCCCATCACGCGCCAGCAGCTGCAGGGCAAGGTCACGCTGGTCTACTTCTGGACGTACTCGTGCATCAACTGCATCCGCACGCTGCCGTACCTGCGGGCGTGGGCCGACAAGTACCCCGGCCTGACCGTGATCGGCGTGCACACGCCCGAGTTTGCGTTCGAAAAGCGCCCGGAGAACGTCCGCCGCGCGATTGGCGATTTCAAGATCAACTTCCCGGTGGCGCTGGACAGCGACTTCCGCATCTGGCGCGCGTTCGACAACAACTACTGGCCGGCCGCCTACTTTGTCGATGCGCGCGGCAACATCCGCCATCACCAGTTCGGCGAGGGCGACTACGCCAACTCCGAGCGCGTGATCCAGACGCTGCTGGCCGAGGCCGGCCAGCCGTCCGCGTCGCGCGACGTGGTGGTGCCGGACGCCCAGGGCGCCCAGGCCGCGCCTGACCTGCGCAACGTCCGATCGGGCGAGACGTACGTTGGCTACAGCCAGGCGTCGAACTTCGCCTCGCCGGGCGGTATCCGGCCCGATGCATCGCAGCGGTACGACGTGGGCACCCGCCTGCCGCTGAACCAGTGGGGCCTGACCGGCCAGTGGACCGTGGGCCCCGAGCAGGCCATGCTGGACCGCGCCGATGGCAGCATCCGCTACCGCTTCCGGGCGCGCGACCTGCACCTGGTGCTGGGCCCCGGCGCCGACGGCCGCGCGGTGCGCTTCGTGGTGACGATCGACGGCAAGGCGCCCGGCGCCAGCCACGGTGCCGACATCGACGCCAACGGCAACGGCGCGGTCACCGCCACGCGGCTCTACCAGCTCGTGCGCCAGGCCGGCGACGTGGGCGAGCACACGTTCGAGATCCGCTTCCTGGATGCCGGGGCGCAGGCGTACGCGTTCACGTTCGGCTGA
- a CDS encoding DUF1254 domain-containing protein yields MNRKQIVNTFAGLALAGFGMAHAQDATAPATNPVPVTVDNFVRAESDTYIASLAKQGGLGKIYHRREPSSIDRQTVIRLNRDTLYSSAVFDLDAGPVTITMPDPGKRYMSLQVINADHYVPAVYYGAGKRVLTRDSVGTRYAVVGIRTLVDPNSPDDVRQVHALQDAIQVTQKSPGQLELPNWDAASQKKVREAILVLASTVPDFKRAFGKRGEVDPVRHLIGAAAAWGGNPDKDATYLNITPPKNDGKTVYRLHVKDVPVNGFWSVSVYNAKGYFEKNAANAYTLNNLTAKKDADGGVTIQFGGCDANASNCLPIVEGWNYTVRLYRPRQEVLGGKYRFPEPQPVN; encoded by the coding sequence GTGAACAGAAAGCAGATCGTCAATACCTTCGCGGGCCTGGCCCTGGCCGGTTTCGGCATGGCCCACGCGCAGGACGCAACCGCTCCCGCGACCAATCCGGTACCGGTCACCGTCGACAACTTCGTCCGCGCGGAATCGGATACCTACATTGCCAGCCTGGCCAAACAGGGCGGGCTCGGCAAGATCTACCACCGCCGCGAGCCGTCGTCGATCGACCGGCAGACCGTGATCCGGCTCAACCGCGACACGCTGTACTCGTCGGCCGTGTTCGACCTCGACGCGGGGCCGGTCACGATCACGATGCCCGATCCGGGCAAGCGCTACATGTCGCTGCAGGTCATCAACGCGGACCACTACGTGCCGGCCGTCTACTACGGCGCCGGCAAGCGCGTGCTGACGCGCGACAGCGTGGGCACGCGCTACGCCGTGGTCGGCATCCGCACGCTGGTTGACCCGAACAGTCCGGACGACGTCCGGCAGGTGCACGCGCTGCAGGACGCCATCCAGGTCACCCAGAAGTCGCCCGGCCAACTGGAACTGCCGAACTGGGACGCGGCCAGCCAGAAGAAGGTGCGCGAGGCCATCCTGGTGCTGGCGTCGACGGTGCCCGACTTCAAGCGCGCCTTCGGCAAGCGCGGCGAGGTGGACCCGGTGCGCCACCTGATCGGCGCGGCCGCCGCGTGGGGCGGCAACCCGGACAAGGACGCCACCTACCTGAACATCACGCCGCCGAAAAACGACGGCAAGACCGTCTACCGGCTGCACGTCAAGGACGTGCCCGTCAACGGCTTCTGGTCGGTCAGCGTCTACAACGCCAAGGGCTACTTCGAAAAGAACGCCGCCAACGCCTACACGCTGAACAACCTCACGGCGAAGAAGGATGCCGACGGCGGCGTGACGATCCAGTTCGGTGGCTGCGACGCCAACGCCAGCAACTGCCTGCCGATCGTCGAAGGCTGGAACTACACGGTGCGGCTGTATCGCCCGCGCCAGGAAGTGCTGGGCGGCAAGTACCGCTTCCCCGAGCCGCAGCCGGTTAACTGA
- a CDS encoding ferritin-like domain-containing protein, whose product MSEKQPFLTDVKTIRERARQHIDDGAVTAGYNAERDTVIKLLNEALATEIVCTLRYRRHYFMAKGPNSKGVAEEFLAHSNEEQGHADQIAERIVQLGGEPDLSPNTLTTRSHAEYVEGTSLSDMIKENLVAERIAIDTYREIIQYLGEKDPTSRRLMESILAVEEEHADEMLDLLSSREDGQKK is encoded by the coding sequence ATGTCTGAGAAGCAACCGTTCCTGACGGACGTCAAAACGATTCGCGAGCGTGCCCGGCAACACATCGACGACGGCGCCGTGACCGCCGGGTACAACGCCGAGCGCGACACGGTGATCAAGTTGCTCAACGAGGCGCTGGCCACCGAGATCGTCTGCACGCTGCGCTACCGCCGCCACTATTTCATGGCCAAGGGGCCGAACTCGAAGGGCGTGGCCGAGGAATTCCTGGCCCACTCGAACGAGGAACAGGGCCATGCCGACCAGATTGCCGAGCGCATCGTGCAACTGGGCGGCGAGCCGGACCTGTCGCCCAACACGCTGACCACGCGCAGCCACGCCGAGTACGTGGAAGGCACGTCGCTGTCGGACATGATCAAGGAAAACCTGGTGGCCGAGCGGATCGCCATCGACACGTACCGCGAGATCATCCAGTACCTGGGCGAGAAGGACCCGACGTCGCGCCGGCTGATGGAGAGCATCCTGGCCGTCGAGGAAGAGCACGCCGACGAGATGCTGGACCTGCTGTCGTCGCGCGAGGACGGGCAGAAGAAGTAG
- a CDS encoding MBL fold metallo-hydrolase, translated as MELRLPRAPRIRQPRARAAMAAALLAAAAALPLASGVAHAAPPAQQKTQVPGYYRMMVGQLEVTALYDGYIDLDPKVLKYTSAREVQSLLARMFVASTPGMQTAVNAYLVHTGTQLVLVDTGAAACFGPTLGGIVPNLRAAGYSPEQVDAVLLTHLHGDHACGLVADGKPVFPNATVYAEQADADYWLSESVATAAPEGAQAFFAMARNAVAPYQAANRFRTFRGASGESPVPGVQPVPTPGHTPGHTGYLFTAGKDNLLLWGDIVHSHATQFRRPNIAIEFDVDSQQAVQTRKRVLADAARNKLWVGGAHLPFPGLGHVRRDQVGYTWVPVEFGPIRSDR; from the coding sequence ATGGAACTGCGCCTGCCCCGCGCCCCCCGAATCCGCCAGCCCCGCGCACGGGCTGCCATGGCCGCTGCGCTGCTGGCCGCCGCCGCGGCACTGCCGCTGGCGTCCGGCGTGGCCCATGCCGCCCCGCCCGCCCAGCAGAAGACGCAAGTGCCCGGCTATTACCGGATGATGGTCGGCCAGCTCGAAGTCACGGCCCTCTACGACGGCTACATCGACCTCGACCCCAAGGTGCTCAAGTACACGAGCGCGCGCGAGGTGCAGAGCCTGCTGGCGCGCATGTTCGTGGCCTCCACGCCCGGCATGCAGACCGCCGTCAACGCCTACCTGGTCCACACCGGCACGCAACTCGTGCTGGTGGATACCGGCGCGGCGGCCTGCTTCGGCCCCACGCTCGGCGGCATCGTGCCGAACCTGCGCGCGGCCGGCTACAGCCCCGAACAGGTGGATGCGGTGCTCCTGACCCACCTGCACGGCGACCACGCCTGCGGCCTCGTGGCCGACGGCAAGCCGGTGTTCCCGAACGCGACGGTCTACGCGGAACAGGCCGACGCCGACTACTGGCTCAGCGAATCGGTGGCCACCGCCGCGCCCGAGGGCGCCCAGGCGTTCTTTGCGATGGCGCGCAATGCCGTGGCGCCGTACCAGGCAGCCAACCGTTTCCGCACGTTCCGCGGCGCGTCGGGCGAGTCGCCGGTGCCGGGCGTGCAGCCGGTGCCCACGCCGGGCCACACGCCGGGCCACACCGGCTACCTGTTCACGGCCGGCAAGGACAACCTGCTGCTCTGGGGCGACATCGTCCACAGCCACGCCACGCAGTTCCGCCGGCCCAACATCGCCATCGAGTTCGACGTGGACAGCCAGCAGGCCGTGCAGACGCGCAAGCGCGTGCTGGCCGATGCGGCGCGCAACAAGCTCTGGGTGGGCGGCGCGCACCTGCCGTTCCCGGGCCTGGGCCACGTGCGGCGCGACCAGGTGGGCTACACCTGGGTGCCCGTGGAATTCGGCCCGATCCGCAGCGACCGCTGA
- a CDS encoding Vgb family protein, which translates to MKRNAAEIVQEYGPFPGVEHVHGLTFDGRQVWFAVGDRLLALDPSSGATAREIGVQADAGTAFDGRYLFQIAERQIQKIDPQTGKVVATIPAPGHGNDSGLTWAEGSLWVGQYRDRKIHEIDPETGAIRRTIESSRYVTGVTWVDGQLWHGTWENDQSELRRVDPQTGKVLEALEMPAGVGVSGLESDGADRFYCGGGNSGKVRAVRRPR; encoded by the coding sequence ATGAAACGCAATGCCGCAGAAATCGTTCAGGAATACGGCCCGTTCCCGGGGGTCGAGCATGTGCACGGGCTGACATTCGATGGCCGGCAGGTCTGGTTCGCGGTGGGCGACAGGCTGCTGGCGCTGGACCCGTCCAGCGGCGCCACCGCGCGCGAGATCGGCGTGCAGGCCGATGCCGGCACCGCGTTCGATGGCCGCTACCTGTTCCAGATCGCCGAGCGCCAGATCCAGAAGATCGATCCGCAGACCGGCAAGGTGGTGGCGACGATCCCGGCGCCGGGCCATGGCAACGATTCGGGCCTGACCTGGGCCGAGGGGTCGCTGTGGGTGGGCCAGTACCGCGACCGCAAGATCCACGAGATCGACCCGGAGACCGGCGCCATCCGTCGCACCATCGAATCGAGCCGCTACGTCACGGGCGTGACGTGGGTCGACGGGCAGCTCTGGCACGGCACCTGGGAAAACGACCAGAGCGAGTTGCGCCGCGTCGACCCGCAGACCGGCAAGGTGCTGGAGGCGCTGGAGATGCCGGCCGGCGTGGGCGTATCGGGGCTGGAATCGGATGGCGCCGACCGCTTCTACTGCGGCGGCGGCAACAGCGGCAAGGTGCGCGCGGTGCGGCGGCCGCGCTAG
- a CDS encoding helix-turn-helix domain-containing protein, with product MDSLITAAARALAHGDPLGALDRVALRDDAPALALRGIAMSQLGDFARARALLRGAARAFGPRESLARARCAVAEAEVALAARDLGWPARALDAARRVLDAHGDHVNAAHAGYLIARHHLITGQLEDAERTLATLDAAPLPPALRAVHELVAAGIAIRRVRAADAHAALARAAEAAQRAGIPALVAEVAAAEQVLQAPVAQRVARGQALPLRLDAVEACLASDALIVDACRMTVRRRDTVVALARRPVLFGLARALAQAWPEDVPRDALIATAFRMRHADDTHRARLRVEMGRLRQAVAPLAGIDATPRGFALRPADDAEVLLVVPPADQLYAPVLACLADGQSWSSSALALALGTSQRTVQRALDALAAAGQVQPVGSGRTRRWMTPPATGFATALLLPAPLPGA from the coding sequence ATGGATTCATTGATTACCGCCGCGGCGCGGGCGCTGGCCCACGGCGATCCGCTGGGTGCGCTGGATCGCGTTGCGCTGCGTGACGATGCCCCGGCGCTGGCCTTGCGCGGCATCGCCATGTCGCAACTGGGCGACTTTGCGCGCGCCCGGGCGCTGCTGCGCGGAGCGGCGCGGGCGTTTGGTCCGCGCGAGAGCCTGGCGCGGGCGCGTTGCGCGGTGGCCGAGGCCGAGGTGGCGCTGGCCGCGCGTGACCTGGGCTGGCCCGCGCGGGCGCTGGATGCCGCGCGGCGCGTGCTCGACGCCCATGGCGACCACGTCAACGCCGCGCATGCCGGCTACCTGATCGCGCGGCATCACCTCATCACGGGACAACTGGAAGACGCCGAGCGGACGCTGGCGACGCTCGATGCCGCGCCGCTGCCGCCGGCGCTGCGCGCGGTGCACGAACTCGTGGCGGCCGGCATCGCGATTCGCCGCGTGCGGGCCGCCGATGCGCACGCGGCACTGGCCCGGGCGGCGGAGGCCGCGCAGCGGGCCGGCATCCCGGCGCTGGTCGCGGAGGTGGCGGCGGCCGAGCAGGTGCTGCAGGCCCCGGTCGCGCAGCGCGTGGCGCGCGGGCAGGCGCTGCCGCTGCGGCTCGATGCAGTGGAAGCCTGCCTGGCGTCCGATGCGCTGATCGTCGATGCCTGCCGCATGACCGTGCGCCGGCGCGATACCGTGGTGGCCCTGGCGCGCCGGCCGGTGCTGTTCGGGCTGGCGCGCGCGCTGGCGCAAGCGTGGCCGGAGGACGTGCCGCGCGATGCGCTGATCGCCACGGCGTTCCGCATGCGCCATGCCGACGACACGCACCGCGCGCGGCTGCGCGTGGAGATGGGCCGGCTGCGGCAGGCGGTGGCGCCGCTGGCCGGCATCGACGCCACGCCACGCGGCTTTGCGCTGCGGCCGGCGGATGACGCCGAGGTGCTGCTGGTCGTGCCGCCTGCCGACCAGCTTTACGCGCCGGTGCTGGCGTGCCTGGCCGACGGGCAGTCGTGGTCCAGTTCGGCGCTGGCGCTGGCGCTGGGCACCAGCCAGCGCACGGTGCAGCGCGCGCTCGACGCGCTGGCCGCCGCCGGGCAGGTCCAGCCGGTGGGCAGCGGCCGCACGCGGCGCTGGATGACGCCGCCGGCCACCGGATTCGCGACGGCCTTGTTACTCCCCGCGCCGCTGCCTGGCGCGTAG